A genomic stretch from Arachis stenosperma cultivar V10309 chromosome 3, arast.V10309.gnm1.PFL2, whole genome shotgun sequence includes:
- the LOC130970638 gene encoding UDP-glycosyltransferase 79B30-like yields MDTSSLSIAMYPWLALGHQTPFLHLCNKLAKRGHRITFFAPKTAQSKLLHFNLYPDLIKFVAVAVPHVHGLPPNAETTSDVPYPLHPLIMTAMDLTQAHIETYLSQLKPDLVFYDFTHWMPSLARRLGIKAIHFCIVSSAMIGYTVVPSRFQKGNDQTMNDLMKPPPGYPHSSITFHVHEARAYANKRKQVYGSNVLFYDRMFISMSEADAIAFRTCREIEGPYLDFIEEQFKKPVLPTGPVILEKPNSALDEKWASWLGEFKQGSVVYCCLGSECRLRPNLFQELLLGLELVGMPFLAALKPPIGFDSVGDALPEGFEERVKGRGIVYGGWIQQPLILEHPSVGCFITHCGSGSLSEALLNECQLVLLPNVGDQILNARMMSKNLQVGVEVEKGEDDGLYTKESVCKAVSIVMDDENETSRIVRSNHAKIREVLLNKDLESTYINAFCKNLQEIL; encoded by the coding sequence ATGGATACAAGTTCCTTGAGCATTGCCATGTATCCATGGCTAGCCCTTGGTCATCAAACTCCATTCCTCCACCTATGTAACAAGTTAGCCAAAAGAGGCCACAGAATCACATTCTTTGCGCCCAAAACAGCACAATCCAAGTTACTCCATTTCAATCTTTATCCAGATCTCATCAAATTCGTCGCCGTCGCGGTTCCCCACGTGCACGGCCTTCCACCCAACGCAGAAACCACTTCAGACGTTCCTTACCCTCTGCACCCACTCATCATGACAGCAATGGACTTAACCCAAGCCCACATAGAAACTTATCTTTCCCAGCTTAAACCTGATCttgttttctatgatttcactCATTGGATGCCATCATTGGCAAGGCGTTTAGGAATCAAGGCCATTCACTTTTGTATTGTCAGTTCTGCCATGATAGGCTACACTGTTGTACCTTCAAGATTCCAGAAAGGGAACGACCAAACAATGAACGATCTCATGAAACCTCCTCCAGGGTACCCTCATTCATCTATCACATTTCACGTCCATGAGGCGCGAGCGTACGCTAACAAGCGGAAACAGGTGTATGGGAGCAATGTTCTTTTCTATGATCGTATGTTCATTTCCATGAGTGAAGCCGATGCAATAGCGTTCAGAACTTGCAGGGAGATTGAAGGGCCTTACCTCGATTTCATAGAGGAACAGTTCAAGAAGCCTGTGCTTCCTACAGGACCAGTGATACTAGAGAAACCAAACTCTGCATTGGATGAGAAATGGGCTTCTTGGCTTGGAGAATTCAAACAAGGCTCGGTGGTTTATTGTTGTCTTGGAAGTGAGTGCAGGTTGAGGCCAAACCTGTTTCAAGAATTGTTGTTGGGTCTTGAACTAGTTGGCATGCCTTTTCTTGCAGCTTTGAAACCCCCAATTGGGTTTGATTCAGTTGGAGATGCGCTACCAGAAGGGTTCGAAGAGAGGGTTAAAGGAAGAGGGATTGTGTATGGAGGGTGGATCCAGCAGCCATTGATATTGGAACACCCTTCTGTTGGATGCTTCATTACACATTGCGGATCAGGTTCTTTGTCAGAGGCATTGCTCAATGAGTGCCAGTTGGTGTTGCTTCCAAATGTTGGTGACCAGATTCTGAATGCAAGAATGATGAGTAAGAATTTGCAAGTTGGTGTGGAAGTGGAGAAAGGGGAAGACGATGGATTGTACACTAAGGAAAGTGTGTGCAAAGCAGTTAGTATTGTAATGGATGATGAGAATGAGACAAGCAGAATAGTCAGAAGTAACCATGCTAAGATCAGAGAGGTGTTGCTTAATAAAGATTTAGAGTCTACTTATATTAATGCTTTCTGTAAGAATCTTCAAGAGATACTTTGA
- the LOC130970747 gene encoding UDP-glycosyltransferase 79B30-like, which yields MESLAASLKIAMYPWLALGHQTAHFHLANKLAEKGHKITFFAPKTTQSKLASFNHHPNLITFVTITVPHVEGLPPHAETTSDVSPPLLAVLMTAMDQTQQVMETHLSTLKPDIVFYDYFTHWLPPLARRLGIKAIHYCTARSVMVGYLLSPVSINQGIHNHVDLTHPPPGYPASSSITLHTHEAREIYNKRNIIFGSNVLLRERIFNTMIESDALAYRTCREIEGPYLDYVEKQFKKPVILSGPVLERPNASLDEKWGSWLQGFKRGSVVYCCFGSECWLQPNLFKELLLGLELTNMPFLAALKAPVGFDSVGEALPEGFEERVAGRGIVYGGWIQQPLILEHPSVGCFITHCGSSSCTEALLNECQIVLLPNGGDQFLNARMMANYLQVGLEVEKGEQDGFYTKESVCKAVTILMDDENQTSKTLRANHAKLRHILLHKDLDSAYIDNFCKNLHHIIREKN from the coding sequence ATGGAATCATTAGCAGCTTCTTTGAAGATAGCAATGTATCCATGGCTAGCTCTTGGGCACCAAACTGCACACTTCCACTTAGCCAACAAGTTAGCCGAAAAAGGCCACAAAATCACATTCTTCGCCCCAAAAACAACACAATCCAAATTAGCTTCCTTCAATCACCACCCCAACCTTATCACCTTTGTCACCATCACTGTTCCTCATGTTGAAGGCCTTCCACCACATGCTGAAACCACCTCAGATGTGTCTCCGCCTTTGCTTGCAGTCCTCATGACCGCCATGGATCAAACTCAACAAGTAATGGAAACCCATCTTTCGACTCTTAAACCTGATATTGTTTTCTATGACTATTTCACTCACTGGTTGCCACCATTGGCAAGGCGTCTAGGAATCAAGGCCATTCATTATTGCACTGCGCGTTCTGTGATGGTAGGCTATCTTCTCTCCCCTGTAAGCATCAATCAAGGGATACACAATCATGTTGATCTAACGCATCCTCCTCCGGGGTACCCTGCTTCGTCGTCCATAACGCTTCATACACATGAGGCACGAGAAATATATAACAAGAGAAACATAATTTTCGGCAGCAATGTTCTTCTCCGTGAACGTATATTCAATACCATGATTGAATCTGACGCTTTGGCATATAGAACATGCAGGGAAATTGAAGGGCCTTACCTTGACTACGTAGAAAAACAATTCAAGAAGCCTGTGATTCTATCAGGACCAGTTCTGGAGCGACCGAATGCTAGTCTAGATGAAAAATGGGGTTCATGGCTTCAAGGGTTCAAAAGAGGTTCAGTGGTTTATTGTTGTTTTGGAAGTGAGTGCTGGTTACAACCAAATCTGTTCAAAGAATTGCTGCTGGGTCTTGAACTCACCAACATGCCGTTTCTAGCGGCATTGAAAGCCCCAGTTGGGTTCGATTCAGTTGGAGAGGCGCTACCAGAAGGGTTCGAAGAGAGGGTTGCAGGAAGAGGAATCGTGTATGGAGGGTGGATCCAACAGCCATTGATATTGGAACACCCTTCTGTGGGTTGCTTCATTACACATTGTGGATCAAGCTCGTGTACAGAGGCATTGCTGAATGAGTGTCAAATAGTGTTGCTTCCAAATGGTGGTGACCAGTTCCTTAATGCAAGAATGATGGCAAACTACTTGCAAGTTGGTTTGGAAGTGGAAAAGGGGGAGCAAGATGGATTCTACACCAAGGAGAGTGTGTGCAAAGCTGTCACTATTTTGATGGATGATGAGAATCAAACAAGTAAAACACTCAGAGCTAACCATGCTAAATTAAGACACATTTTGCTTCACAAAGATTTGGACTCCGCTTATATTGACAACTTCTGCAAGAACCTTCATCATATTATAagggaaaaaaattaa
- the LOC130965745 gene encoding UDP-glycosyltransferase 79B30-like has translation MKSTRMESSAASLKIAMYPWLALGHQTAHFHLANKLAEKGHNITFFAPKTTQSKLASFNHHPNLITFVTVTVPHVEGLPPHAETTSDVSPPLRAVLMTAMDQTQQVMETHLSTLKPDIVFYDYFTHWLPPLARSLGIKAIHYCTARSVMVGYLLSPARINQGIHNHLDLTHPPPGYPASSSITLHTHEARQIYNMRNITFGSNVLFGERIFTTMVESDALAYRTCREIEGPYLDYVEEQFKKPVILSGPVLERPNASLDEKWGSWLQGFKRGSVVYCCFGSECWLQPNLFKELLLGLELTNMPFLAALKAPVGFDSVGEALPEGFEERVAGRGIVYGGWIQQPLILEHPSVGCFITHCGSSSCTEALLNECQIVLLPNGGDQFLNARMMANYLQVGLEVEKGEQDGFYTKESVCKAVTILMDDENQTSKTLRANHAKLRHILLHKDLDSAYIDNFCKNLHHIIREKKLISSFLGTSF, from the coding sequence ATGAAATCAACAAGAATGGAATCATCAGCAGCTTCTTTGAAGATAGCAATGTATCCATGGCTAGCCCTTGGCCACCAAACTGCACACTTCCACTTAGCCAACAAGTTAGCCGAAAAAGGCCACAATATCACATTCTTCGCCCCCAAAACAACACAATCCAAATTAGCTTCCTTCAATCACCATCCCAACCTTATCACCTTTGTCACCGTCACTGTTCCTCATGTTGAAGGCCTTCCACCACATGCTGAAACCACCTCAGATGTGTCTCCGCCTTTGCGTGCAGTCCTCATGACTGCCATGGATCAAACTCAACAAGTAATGGAAACCCATCTTTCTACTCTTAAACCTGATATTGTTTTCTATGACTATTTCACTCACTGGTTGCCACCACTGGCAAGGAGTCTAGGAATCAAAGCCATTCATTATTGCACTGCGCGTTCTGTGATGGTAGGCTATCTTCTCTCCCCTGCAAGGATCAATCAAGGAATACACAATCATCTTGATCTAACGCATCCTCCTCCAGGGTACCCTGCTTCGTCGTCTATAACGCTTCATACACATGAGGCACGACAAATATATAACATGAGAAACATAACTTTCGGCAGCAATGTTCTTTTCGGTGAACGTATATTCACTACCATGGTTGAATCTGACGCTTTGGCATATAGAACATGCAGGGAAATCGAAGGGCCTTACCTTGACTACGTAGAGGAACAATTCAAGAAGCCTGTGATTCTATCAGGACCAGTTCTGGAGCGACCGAATGCTAGTCTAGATGAAAAATGGGGTTCATGGCTTCAAGGGTTCAAAAGAGGTTCAGTGGTTTATTGTTGTTTTGGAAGTGAGTGCTGGTTACAACCAAATCTGTTCAAAGAATTGCTGCTGGGTCTTGAACTCACCAACATGCCGTTTCTAGCGGCATTGAAAGCCCCAGTTGGGTTCGATTCAGTTGGAGAGGCGCTACCAGAAGGGTTCGAAGAGAGGGTTGCAGGAAGAGGAATCGTGTATGGAGGGTGGATCCAACAGCCATTGATATTGGAACACCCTTCTGTGGGTTGCTTCATTACACATTGTGGATCAAGCTCGTGTACAGAGGCATTGCTGAATGAGTGTCAAATAGTGTTGCTTCCAAATGGTGGTGACCAGTTCCTTAATGCAAGAATGATGGCAAACTACTTGCAAGTTGGTTTGGAAGTGGAAAAGGGGGAGCAAGATGGATTCTACACCAAGGAGAGTGTGTGCAAAGCTGTCACTATTTTGATGGATGATGAGAATCAAACAAGTAAAACACTCAGAGCTAACCATGCTAAATTAAGACACATTTTGCTTCACAAAGATTTGGACTCCGCTTATATTGACAACTTCTGCAAGAACCTTCATCATATTAtaagggaaaaaaaattaatttctagtTTTCTAGGTACTTCATTTTGA